The following coding sequences lie in one Peribacillus frigoritolerans genomic window:
- a CDS encoding ABC transporter permease: protein MDFYQVLQIIIPSMIALAAPLIFTSLGGVLSERAGVINIGLEGLMVIGAFTGIVFNLMFADVFGEWTPWLAVLAAMVAGLLFSILHAVACITFRADQTVSGVAINLLAVGLTMFLVKLIFDKGQTDRITETFPRIDVPLLSDIPFIGPIFFANGYYIVYIAILISFVVWYVLYKTPFGLRIRAVGEHPMAADTMGVNVTKIRYAAVLLSGAFGGIGGAIYATIFSNEFNHATINGQGFMAIAAMIFGKWHPVGAMGAALFFGLAQSLSIVGSSLPFFKDIPSVYLLIAPYVLTIIALTGFIGRADAPKASGQPYIKGKR from the coding sequence GTGGATTTTTACCAAGTATTACAAATTATTATTCCATCTATGATTGCTCTAGCTGCACCACTTATTTTTACTTCGCTTGGAGGAGTGTTATCTGAACGGGCTGGTGTCATAAACATCGGTTTAGAAGGATTGATGGTCATCGGTGCCTTTACAGGGATCGTTTTTAACTTAATGTTTGCTGATGTTTTTGGGGAATGGACTCCTTGGCTTGCTGTGCTAGCGGCAATGGTTGCCGGCTTGCTGTTTTCCATTCTGCACGCCGTGGCATGCATTACATTCAGGGCGGACCAAACGGTTAGTGGGGTAGCCATCAACTTGTTGGCAGTGGGTCTGACCATGTTTTTGGTGAAGCTGATTTTTGACAAAGGTCAAACTGATAGAATAACGGAAACATTCCCAAGGATTGATGTTCCTTTACTAAGTGATATCCCATTTATAGGACCCATCTTTTTCGCGAATGGATATTATATCGTATATATAGCGATCCTTATATCCTTTGTCGTCTGGTATGTACTTTATAAAACACCTTTCGGGTTAAGGATCCGTGCAGTGGGTGAGCATCCCATGGCTGCTGATACGATGGGTGTCAATGTTACGAAAATCCGATATGCCGCTGTTTTATTATCAGGTGCTTTTGGAGGTATAGGCGGAGCGATATATGCTACCATCTTTTCGAATGAATTCAATCATGCGACAATTAATGGTCAAGGTTTCATGGCCATTGCCGCCATGATTTTTGGTAAATGGCACCCGGTCGGGGCAATGGGTGCAGCGTTATTCTTTGGTTTGGCTCAAAGTTTAAGTATCGTTGGCTCGAGCCTTCCCTTCTTCAAGGATATTCCTTCGGTTTACCTATTGATCGCTCCTTATGTTCTGACGATCATTGCATTAACTGGTTTCATTGGACGTGCAGATGCTCCTAAAGCATCCGGACAGCCATACATCAAAGGAAAAAGATAA
- the yfmH gene encoding EF-P 5-aminopentanol modification-associated protein YfmH, with protein sequence MEKIAFTQLKEELFHEKMDNGLEVYILPKSGFNKSFATFTTNYGSIDNHFKPLNETEFTKVPDGIAHFLEHKLFEKEDGDVFQQFSKQGASANAFTSFTRTAYLFSSTSDFDRNLTTLIDFVQDPYFSEKTVEKEKGIIGQEINMYDDNSDWRLYFGTIANMYHQHPVKIDIAGTVESIADITKDMLYECYNTFYHPSNMLLFVVGPVDVESTMKLIRDNQNNKGYNEQPEVERKFDQEPEIVAKDKEVLRMNVQTPKVMLGIKATNVHQSGLQLLKRELATNIYLEMLFGKSSPLHEELYEEGLIDQSFSYDYTQEQGFGFALIGGDSAKPDELTESLFGILHKSKAGTGLNEESLQRTIKKKIGSFLRSLNSPEYIANQFTRYAFNDMNLFDVVSVLEKLTIEDIREVAKDLISDERMTVCQVLPK encoded by the coding sequence ATGGAAAAAATAGCATTCACTCAATTGAAAGAAGAACTTTTCCATGAAAAAATGGATAATGGCCTAGAAGTGTATATTCTTCCGAAAAGTGGCTTCAATAAATCATTTGCCACTTTCACGACGAATTATGGTTCGATCGACAACCATTTCAAACCTTTGAATGAAACGGAATTCACTAAAGTACCTGATGGAATTGCCCATTTTCTTGAACATAAGCTTTTTGAAAAGGAAGATGGAGATGTTTTTCAGCAATTTTCAAAGCAGGGAGCATCTGCAAATGCCTTTACTTCTTTCACCCGTACAGCTTATTTATTTTCCAGCACGTCCGATTTCGATAGGAATCTAACTACCTTAATCGACTTTGTCCAGGATCCTTACTTTTCGGAAAAGACGGTAGAGAAGGAAAAAGGAATCATTGGGCAGGAAATCAATATGTATGATGATAATTCGGACTGGCGATTATATTTCGGAACGATAGCCAATATGTATCATCAGCATCCCGTGAAAATCGATATCGCCGGTACTGTGGAATCCATTGCAGATATTACGAAGGATATGCTTTACGAATGTTATAATACGTTTTATCATCCTAGCAACATGCTCCTATTCGTGGTAGGACCGGTGGATGTCGAAAGCACCATGAAGCTGATTCGGGATAATCAAAATAATAAAGGATACAACGAACAACCTGAGGTGGAACGTAAGTTTGACCAAGAGCCGGAAATCGTTGCCAAGGATAAGGAAGTCTTAAGAATGAATGTCCAGACACCAAAAGTGATGCTGGGAATCAAGGCGACCAATGTCCATCAATCCGGTTTACAGCTTTTGAAAAGGGAATTGGCAACCAATATTTATCTGGAAATGCTGTTCGGCAAAAGTTCACCTTTGCATGAGGAGCTATATGAGGAAGGATTGATCGATCAAAGCTTCTCATATGATTATACACAGGAACAAGGTTTTGGATTTGCGTTAATTGGCGGGGACAGTGCCAAACCTGATGAGTTGACGGAGTCTTTATTTGGTATCCTGCATAAATCAAAAGCCGGAACCGGCCTGAATGAAGAAAGCCTGCAAAGGACAATCAAGAAAAAAATCGGTTCTTTCCTTCGTTCTCTGAATTCGCCGGAATATATAGCGAATCAATTCACCAGATATGCATTCAATGATATGAACTTGTTCGATGTTGTATCAGTATTGGAAAAACTAACGATCGAAGATATCAGGGAGGTCGCCAAGGACTTAATATCCGATGAACGGATGACAGTCTGTCAGGTACTTCCTAAATAA
- a CDS encoding helix-turn-helix domain-containing protein codes for MFYLTELGNRLKEAREAKGLSLEDLQELTKIQKRYLIGIEEGNYSMMPGKFYVRAFIKQYCEAVGLDPEEIFEQYKSEVPSVYSEELPEQLSRVQSRKTLPAGDSKVVEMLPKILAVVLVIGAAVLIWVLVSNYMSNPDNDDKKNAKENEAVGYNKSDGFNEEKENADKKQNEEKSVSDKKNEDDEVVKDEEKEQKLAVTSSSGKNSTYELKNTDTFKLKVTSKGSPWVGIKNGEGKLLFQGTIDKDKSQEIDFTNEKEAVINIGRAYETEIYVNDEKLEYSISPTEVNTQLVTIQFTKAE; via the coding sequence GTGTTTTATTTGACTGAGTTAGGTAATCGATTAAAGGAAGCTAGGGAAGCCAAAGGCCTTAGCTTAGAAGATTTGCAGGAATTAACGAAGATTCAAAAGCGTTACCTTATAGGCATTGAAGAGGGAAATTACAGTATGATGCCTGGAAAGTTCTATGTACGGGCATTCATAAAGCAATATTGTGAAGCGGTCGGACTGGACCCAGAAGAGATTTTCGAACAATATAAGAGTGAAGTGCCATCAGTCTATAGCGAGGAATTGCCAGAACAGCTTTCAAGGGTCCAATCCCGGAAAACTTTACCGGCAGGAGATTCAAAGGTTGTGGAAATGTTACCGAAGATCCTGGCTGTCGTTTTAGTAATTGGTGCGGCCGTTTTGATATGGGTACTGGTATCGAATTATATGAGTAACCCAGATAATGATGATAAAAAGAACGCTAAAGAGAATGAAGCTGTGGGCTACAATAAAAGTGATGGGTTTAACGAAGAAAAAGAGAATGCAGACAAAAAACAGAATGAAGAAAAATCAGTGTCTGATAAGAAGAATGAAGATGATGAAGTTGTCAAAGATGAAGAGAAAGAGCAAAAACTTGCTGTTACAAGTTCCAGCGGTAAAAATAGTACGTATGAATTAAAAAATACCGATACCTTTAAATTAAAGGTGACATCAAAAGGCTCACCATGGGTCGGCATAAAAAATGGTGAAGGTAAATTACTATTCCAGGGCACAATCGACAAGGACAAAAGCCAGGAAATTGATTTCACCAATGAAAAAGAAGCTGTCATCAATATAGGCAGAGCATATGAAACTGAGATTTATGTGAATGATGAGAAGCTGGAGTATTCCATTTCACCGACTGAAGTGAATACGCAATTGGTTACGATACAATTTACGAAAGCCGAATAG
- a CDS encoding ABC transporter permease has translation MSKYLSKLTSPLIAVILGLVVGAIIMLVSGYDPVAGYGSMINGIIGDSYYVGESVRTIIPYILAGLAVAFAFRTGLFNIGVEGQLIVGWLAAVWVGIAFDLPRIIHLPFAILAGAAAGALWAFIPGYLKAKFRVHEVIVSIMLNYTALYVTNYLIRNVMTDKLDKTERVADTASLRSPFFESITDFSRMHWGIVVAIICVIIMWFLLERTKTGFELKAVGFNQHASEYAGMSVNKNIILSMVISGAFAGLAGAMEGLGTFGYAAVKGGFTGMGFDGIAVALLGANTAIGVVLAALLFGGLKAGALNMPLETGIPSEIVDIVIALIIFFVASSYFIRWIAARFKKGVK, from the coding sequence ATGTCTAAGTATTTATCTAAATTAACGAGTCCGTTAATAGCAGTTATCCTCGGCTTAGTCGTTGGGGCCATAATCATGTTAGTAAGCGGCTATGATCCTGTTGCCGGCTATGGCTCCATGATAAATGGAATTATTGGGGATTCTTATTATGTAGGGGAATCCGTCAGGACAATCATCCCTTATATCCTTGCCGGTTTGGCAGTGGCTTTTGCTTTCCGTACGGGCCTATTCAATATCGGTGTAGAAGGGCAATTAATTGTAGGCTGGCTGGCGGCAGTTTGGGTCGGAATCGCTTTTGATCTACCAAGGATCATCCATTTGCCGTTTGCCATATTAGCTGGTGCAGCTGCAGGTGCCTTGTGGGCGTTTATCCCTGGTTATTTAAAAGCTAAGTTCCGTGTACATGAAGTAATCGTTTCGATCATGTTGAATTATACAGCTTTATATGTGACAAATTATTTAATTCGGAATGTAATGACTGACAAGCTGGATAAAACAGAAAGAGTTGCTGATACAGCATCACTGCGGTCTCCTTTTTTTGAAAGCATTACGGATTTTTCCCGGATGCATTGGGGAATAGTGGTAGCGATTATTTGCGTGATCATCATGTGGTTCCTTCTTGAAAGGACAAAAACCGGCTTTGAACTGAAAGCGGTAGGTTTCAATCAGCACGCGTCCGAATATGCAGGGATGAGTGTAAATAAGAACATCATACTTTCCATGGTTATTTCAGGTGCGTTTGCAGGGCTAGCGGGTGCGATGGAAGGCCTTGGAACTTTCGGTTATGCTGCAGTCAAAGGCGGGTTCACAGGTATGGGCTTTGATGGGATTGCAGTAGCCTTACTAGGAGCTAATACGGCTATTGGTGTAGTGCTGGCAGCCTTATTATTTGGGGGACTGAAAGCAGGGGCGTTAAATATGCCGCTAGAAACCGGCATACCTAGTGAAATTGTAGATATTGTCATAGCATTGATCATCTTCTTCGTCGCATCCAGTTATTTTATTCGTTGGATTGCCGCTCGATTTAAGAAAGGGGTGAAATAA
- the ymfI gene encoding elongation factor P 5-aminopentanone reductase: MGKRFALITGASGGIGREIAIKLAEENYSLYLHYNSNEEAILELIEELKPHQVELIPVQADLAAPDGYKKLAENIFALHAIVLNSGNSYYGLISDMDEKIVNEMVQLHVTSPFQLTKELLPKLMYQEQAAIVAVTSIWGQTGASCEVLYSMVKGSQNAFIKALSKEVSLNGIRVNAVAPGAISTSMLESFSAEDLEIIKGDIPMGRMGHSKEVAEAVYYLLSDKSSYITGQILGVNGGWYT; encoded by the coding sequence GTGGGGAAACGTTTTGCCCTTATTACTGGAGCCAGTGGAGGGATCGGCCGGGAAATCGCTATAAAGCTCGCCGAGGAGAATTATTCACTTTATCTACATTATAACAGCAATGAAGAAGCGATACTTGAATTGATTGAAGAACTGAAGCCCCATCAAGTCGAACTTATTCCGGTTCAAGCGGATTTGGCTGCACCGGATGGATACAAGAAATTGGCGGAAAATATCTTTGCCCTCCATGCAATCGTCCTCAATAGTGGCAATAGCTATTATGGGCTAATATCAGACATGGATGAGAAAATCGTTAATGAAATGGTGCAGCTGCATGTAACGAGCCCTTTCCAATTAACAAAGGAACTGCTTCCAAAGCTTATGTACCAAGAACAGGCTGCCATCGTTGCGGTCACATCGATTTGGGGGCAGACAGGTGCATCCTGTGAAGTCTTATATTCAATGGTCAAGGGCAGTCAAAATGCTTTTATCAAAGCGCTTAGTAAAGAAGTCTCGCTTAATGGAATCCGGGTGAATGCTGTTGCCCCCGGTGCGATTTCCACTTCCATGCTCGAATCTTTCAGTGCAGAAGATCTGGAGATCATCAAAGGCGATATCCCGATGGGCAGGATGGGACATTCCAAAGAAGTCGCAGAGGCCGTATACTACTTGCTTTCCGACAAGTCATCCTATATAACCGGGCAAATTTTAGGCGTAAATGGCGGATGGTACACATGA
- a CDS encoding BMP family lipoprotein — protein MKKRKLGLALSLVLAAGTLLGACGNSENDDKESSNGKNKDNFTVAMVTDTGGVDDESFNQSAWKGIQEFGKDNGLEKGKDGYNYLQSKSDADYAKNLNTLVREDYQLIYGIGFLLAEAVGEVADQRPDSHFAIVDTVVDKKNVASINFKEQQGSFLVGVIAGLQTKTNKVGFIGGVESELIKKFEVGFKAGVLSVNPDAKVEVKYAGDFNKADIGKSTAGSMYSSGIDIIYHAAGGTGKGVFTEAVEQKQKDPKREIYVIGVDSDQAKLGAVPGTDDNITLTSMLKRVDVAVKDLSEKAKEGNFPGGKVIEYGIEENGVGISDTKDNVTEESLKAVEEWTEKIKSGEFVVPGTDEEFKKLGL, from the coding sequence TTGAAAAAGCGCAAATTAGGACTAGCTCTTTCACTTGTTCTTGCAGCCGGTACGCTACTAGGAGCATGTGGTAATTCAGAGAATGATGATAAAGAATCTTCAAATGGGAAAAACAAAGATAACTTCACTGTTGCAATGGTAACTGATACTGGCGGCGTGGATGACGAGTCGTTCAACCAATCCGCTTGGAAGGGCATTCAGGAATTCGGTAAGGATAATGGTCTGGAAAAAGGTAAGGATGGCTACAACTACCTGCAATCTAAATCTGATGCAGATTACGCTAAAAACCTGAATACGCTTGTACGTGAAGATTACCAACTAATCTATGGTATCGGTTTTCTTTTAGCCGAAGCTGTTGGTGAAGTGGCCGACCAACGTCCGGACTCACACTTTGCTATCGTTGATACAGTTGTAGATAAAAAGAATGTAGCCAGCATTAATTTTAAAGAGCAGCAAGGTTCATTCCTTGTAGGTGTAATTGCCGGTCTGCAAACGAAAACAAACAAGGTCGGTTTTATCGGCGGAGTTGAATCTGAATTAATCAAGAAATTCGAAGTTGGCTTTAAGGCTGGGGTTTTATCTGTAAATCCGGATGCGAAAGTTGAAGTTAAATATGCCGGAGATTTCAATAAAGCTGATATCGGTAAATCCACAGCAGGCTCCATGTATTCTTCAGGTATCGATATCATTTATCATGCTGCTGGCGGAACTGGAAAAGGTGTATTCACTGAAGCAGTCGAGCAAAAGCAAAAAGATCCTAAGAGAGAAATCTATGTTATCGGTGTAGATAGCGACCAAGCTAAATTAGGGGCAGTTCCTGGAACTGACGACAACATCACACTTACTTCCATGCTAAAACGTGTTGACGTGGCAGTTAAAGACCTTTCCGAAAAAGCGAAAGAAGGAAACTTCCCAGGCGGAAAAGTAATTGAGTACGGTATCGAAGAAAATGGTGTAGGCATTTCCGATACAAAAGATAATGTAACAGAAGAATCTTTAAAAGCGGTCGAAGAGTGGACAGAAAAAATTAAATCAGGTGAATTCGTAGTTCCGGGCACGGATGAAGAATTCAAAAAACTTGGTTTATAA
- the yfmF gene encoding EF-P 5-aminopentanol modification-associated protein YfmF, whose product MSIASETITEKSGYKLHVVRTDKYKTNTLVLKMKAPLTKEDVTYRALLPYVLQSNTSKYPTTPELRSYLDDLYGAGFYVDVAKKGEYQIISFTIDIVNEKFLSDSTPLLEKAFGLLSEVIFNPKKNGEAFDSKTVSNEIRSLKQRIQSISDDKMRYSATRLVEEMCKNEPYALEASGNLQDLETMTPESLFAYYKKVLAEDEIDLYVIGDIDQSEVQALADKYVSLQERVPVRLPGKTGKVVEKEKEIIENSDVKQGKLNIGYRTQVAYGDPDYYALQLFNGIFGGFSHSKLFINVREKASLAYYAASRLESHKGLLMVMAGIENANYKQALDIIHAQMKEMKQGNFSEEELAQTKAVVKNQLLETIDVSRGLVEILYHNVVSGQDISLDEWFANTERTTKEEIIAVGQKIQLDTIYFLTEEEVQG is encoded by the coding sequence ATGTCTATTGCTTCCGAAACAATTACGGAAAAAAGCGGCTACAAGCTTCATGTGGTCCGGACGGATAAATATAAAACGAATACTCTCGTGCTCAAGATGAAAGCCCCGTTGACAAAAGAGGACGTTACATATCGTGCATTGCTGCCATATGTGTTACAAAGCAATACAAGTAAATATCCTACAACACCCGAGCTTCGATCTTATCTTGATGATTTATATGGAGCAGGGTTTTATGTCGATGTAGCTAAAAAAGGCGAATATCAAATCATAAGTTTTACGATCGATATCGTCAATGAAAAATTCCTTAGTGATTCAACCCCGCTTCTCGAAAAGGCTTTTGGGTTATTATCAGAGGTGATCTTTAATCCGAAGAAGAATGGCGAAGCCTTTGACTCTAAAACGGTTTCCAATGAAATCCGTTCTTTAAAACAGCGGATTCAATCCATTTCCGATGATAAAATGCGATATTCAGCTACACGCCTTGTAGAGGAAATGTGTAAAAACGAACCATATGCTTTAGAAGCGAGCGGTAATCTTCAAGACTTGGAAACGATGACTCCCGAGTCCCTTTTCGCCTATTACAAAAAAGTGCTGGCGGAGGATGAAATCGATTTATATGTAATCGGTGACATCGATCAATCGGAAGTGCAGGCTCTGGCTGACAAGTATGTTTCATTGCAAGAACGAGTGCCTGTGAGACTGCCAGGGAAGACGGGCAAGGTAGTGGAGAAGGAAAAAGAAATCATTGAGAATTCGGATGTGAAGCAAGGGAAATTGAATATCGGTTATCGAACCCAAGTTGCCTACGGTGATCCGGATTATTATGCACTTCAGCTTTTCAATGGGATTTTTGGTGGCTTTTCACATTCAAAACTTTTCATCAATGTCCGGGAGAAGGCCAGCCTTGCTTATTATGCAGCTTCGAGGCTCGAAAGTCATAAAGGTCTATTAATGGTCATGGCCGGCATTGAAAATGCCAACTACAAGCAGGCATTGGATATCATTCATGCGCAAATGAAGGAAATGAAGCAAGGGAACTTTTCCGAAGAAGAGCTGGCGCAGACAAAGGCGGTCGTTAAGAACCAACTCCTTGAAACCATTGACGTTTCGAGAGGACTTGTGGAAATTTTATATCATAATGTGGTTTCCGGGCAGGATATATCACTCGACGAGTGGTTTGCAAACACAGAGCGGACGACAAAGGAAGAAATCATTGCAGTTGGTCAAAAAATTCAGCTTGATACGATTTATTTCCTAACGGAAGAGGAGGTGCAAGGGTAA
- a CDS encoding DUF3243 domain-containing protein, translated as MSVLDNWDQWKNFLGDRLHQGEQQGLSGSAVNNLAYEIGDYLANQVEPQNDQEKVLADLWSVASDEEKHAMASVMVKLVENNGTK; from the coding sequence ATGTCTGTACTGGACAATTGGGATCAATGGAAAAACTTCTTAGGCGACAGATTACATCAAGGTGAACAACAAGGTTTGTCAGGAAGCGCTGTTAACAACTTGGCTTACGAAATCGGTGATTACCTGGCTAACCAGGTTGAGCCCCAGAATGATCAAGAGAAAGTGCTTGCTGATCTTTGGTCGGTCGCAAGTGATGAAGAAAAACATGCCATGGCAAGTGTCATGGTCAAGTTAGTCGAGAACAATGGAACGAAGTAA
- a CDS encoding GntR family transcriptional regulator: MSIKSDSRHLYLQVIDYLKQDIEAGVYQENEKFPSEFDLAKKLGVSRATLREALRILEEENIIIRRHGVGTFVNPKPRFTSGIEQLKSVTNMIEEAGMKPGTIFLSSTAQEPTEEDIRRFSCSTDERIVIIERVRTANGEPVVYCIDKIPESILSENFDRNDESLLDILERDAHRKITHAVAEIEPIGYHEKVSPILKCSPEAALLVLKQMHLDDWDQPILYSVNYFKANMFSFHVLRKRV, encoded by the coding sequence ATGTCAATAAAATCAGATAGTCGACATTTATATTTGCAGGTCATTGATTACCTGAAGCAGGATATTGAAGCTGGAGTCTATCAGGAAAATGAAAAATTCCCTTCAGAATTCGATCTTGCAAAAAAATTGGGAGTGAGTAGGGCGACACTTCGAGAAGCGCTGCGAATTTTAGAAGAAGAAAACATCATCATTCGCCGCCATGGAGTTGGGACTTTCGTCAATCCGAAACCTCGGTTCACTTCAGGTATCGAGCAATTAAAAAGTGTCACGAACATGATTGAAGAGGCAGGAATGAAACCGGGTACGATTTTCTTAAGCTCGACGGCCCAAGAACCTACAGAAGAGGATATACGCAGGTTTTCGTGTTCGACAGATGAACGCATCGTCATCATCGAACGAGTAAGGACTGCGAATGGGGAGCCAGTTGTCTACTGTATTGACAAAATTCCTGAATCTATACTATCAGAAAATTTTGACCGTAATGATGAGTCTCTTTTAGATATTTTGGAAAGAGATGCGCATCGAAAAATTACGCATGCCGTAGCAGAGATTGAGCCTATTGGATATCATGAGAAAGTTTCTCCTATCCTTAAATGCTCGCCAGAAGCCGCACTACTCGTTCTAAAGCAGATGCATCTGGATGATTGGGACCAGCCTATCCTGTATTCTGTAAACTACTTTAAAGCCAATATGTTCAGCTTTCATGTTCTTCGTAAACGTGTGTAG
- a CDS encoding ABC transporter ATP-binding protein: protein MEYVIEMLNIRKEFPGIVANDNVTLQVKKGEIHALLGENGAGKSTLMNVLFGLYQPEQGEIRVNGKPVKITSPNIANDLGIGMVHQHFMLVDPFTVTENIILGKEPSKAGKIDLKEASEEVRKLSEQYQLRVDPYAKIADISIGMQQRVEILKTLYRGAEILIFDEPTAVLTPQEIKELIYIMKALIKEGKSIILITHKLKEIMEVCDRVTVIRKGQGIGTVNVNETNPNELASLMVGREVLFKTEKTAAIPSDVVLEVRELEVKDSRGVSAVRNLDLTVRAGEIVGIAGVDGNGQSELIEALAGLRKTTAGSIKLNGKEIRNLKPRKITEAGVGHIPEDRHKHGLVLDYSIGENIVLQTYYQKPFSKAGILNSKKIFEKARSLIKSYDVRTPSEYTPARALSGGNQQKAIIGREVDRNPDLLIAAQPTRGLDVGAIEFIHKRLIEQRDAGKAVLLISFELEEIMNVSDRIAVIYEGEIVAIVDPKETTEQELGLLMAGSKRTVAGGKQNV, encoded by the coding sequence GTGGAATATGTAATTGAGATGCTTAATATCCGTAAGGAATTCCCCGGCATCGTCGCAAATGATAACGTTACCCTTCAGGTTAAAAAAGGGGAGATTCACGCATTATTAGGTGAAAATGGCGCGGGCAAATCCACTTTGATGAATGTCTTATTCGGCTTATATCAGCCTGAACAGGGAGAAATCCGTGTGAATGGCAAGCCAGTCAAGATTACCAGTCCTAACATTGCCAATGATTTAGGAATTGGGATGGTCCATCAGCATTTTATGCTCGTAGACCCCTTTACAGTAACAGAAAATATCATTTTAGGAAAAGAACCATCAAAAGCGGGTAAAATCGATTTAAAAGAAGCGAGCGAGGAAGTTAGGAAACTATCGGAACAATATCAGCTTCGTGTTGACCCCTATGCGAAAATTGCCGATATATCAATAGGGATGCAGCAGCGTGTCGAGATTCTTAAAACGCTATACCGTGGTGCGGAGATATTGATTTTTGATGAGCCGACCGCTGTATTGACTCCTCAAGAAATCAAGGAATTGATTTATATTATGAAAGCCCTTATCAAAGAGGGGAAATCCATCATTTTAATTACACACAAACTTAAGGAAATCATGGAGGTTTGTGACCGGGTAACGGTAATACGCAAAGGCCAAGGAATTGGTACAGTGAATGTCAACGAAACGAATCCTAACGAATTGGCCAGTTTAATGGTTGGTAGGGAAGTTCTGTTCAAGACGGAAAAAACGGCAGCTATTCCTTCGGATGTAGTTCTCGAGGTCCGGGAACTGGAAGTCAAGGATTCCCGGGGCGTTTCAGCTGTTCGGAACTTGGATTTAACTGTCCGTGCAGGAGAAATCGTCGGTATCGCCGGTGTGGATGGGAATGGACAATCCGAACTAATTGAAGCATTGGCTGGCCTAAGGAAGACAACCGCAGGTTCGATAAAGCTAAATGGAAAAGAAATCAGGAATCTGAAGCCGCGTAAAATCACTGAAGCAGGTGTCGGCCATATTCCAGAAGACAGACATAAGCATGGTTTGGTTCTTGATTACAGCATTGGGGAAAATATTGTCTTGCAAACCTATTATCAAAAGCCTTTTTCAAAAGCTGGTATCTTGAACTCAAAGAAAATTTTTGAAAAGGCCCGTTCACTGATCAAAAGTTACGATGTTCGCACTCCGAGTGAATATACCCCGGCAAGGGCGCTTTCTGGAGGGAATCAGCAAAAAGCGATCATTGGACGGGAAGTTGATAGGAACCCGGATTTATTGATAGCCGCACAGCCGACACGCGGGCTTGATGTCGGGGCGATCGAGTTTATCCATAAACGTCTGATTGAACAGCGTGATGCAGGAAAAGCGGTACTCCTCATATCATTTGAATTGGAAGAAATCATGAATGTGAGCGATAGAATTGCCGTTATATACGAAGGGGAAATCGTCGCAATAGTCGATCCGAAAGAAACGACTGAACAGGAGCTTGGCCTTCTTATGGCTGGCAGTAAACGGACGGTAGCAGGGGGAAAACAAAATGTCTAA
- a CDS encoding DUF3388 domain-containing protein — MDNKEWYFEYEIQVNRPGLLGDISSLLGMLSINIITINGVDEGRRGLLLLAKDSRNIERFESILRTMDTIKVIKLREPKLRDRLAVRHGRYIQRDADEKNTFRFVRDELGLLVDFLAELFKQEGHKLIGIRGMPRVGKTESIVASSVCANKRWLFVSSTLLKQTIRSQLIEDEYNNDNLFILDGIVSTRRANERHWQLIREIMRLDAVKVIEHPDVFVQNTEYTLEDFDYIIELRNNPEEEITYEVVDQKDQFSGSDFGSFDF; from the coding sequence GTGGATAATAAAGAATGGTATTTTGAATATGAAATCCAAGTCAACCGTCCTGGTTTATTAGGGGATATTTCATCTCTTCTGGGTATGCTTTCCATTAATATCATCACCATTAACGGGGTCGATGAAGGCAGGCGTGGTTTACTTTTGTTGGCGAAAGACAGCCGTAATATAGAAAGATTCGAGTCAATCCTCCGTACGATGGATACGATAAAGGTCATTAAGCTGAGGGAACCTAAATTGCGTGATCGCCTCGCAGTCAGGCATGGACGTTATATTCAGCGCGATGCCGATGAGAAGAACACCTTTAGGTTTGTCCGTGATGAACTGGGCTTGCTTGTCGATTTCCTGGCCGAGCTGTTTAAACAGGAAGGTCATAAATTGATCGGGATACGGGGGATGCCTCGTGTCGGGAAAACTGAATCCATCGTAGCCTCGAGTGTATGTGCTAATAAGAGATGGTTGTTTGTGTCATCGACCCTTTTAAAGCAGACTATCCGCAGTCAGCTTATTGAGGATGAATATAATAATGATAATTTGTTCATTTTAGATGGAATTGTTTCCACTCGCCGTGCAAATGAGCGTCATTGGCAGTTGATTCGCGAAATAATGAGGCTTGATGCTGTCAAAGTAATCGAACATCCGGATGTTTTTGTCCAAAATACAGAGTATACCCTCGAAGACTTTGATTATATTATTGAATTGCGAAACAATCCTGAAGAAGAAATAACATATGAAGTTGTCGACCAAAAAGACCAGTTTTCAGGGTCCGATTTTGGTTCCTTTGACTTTTAA